Proteins encoded within one genomic window of Carassius carassius chromosome 22, fCarCar2.1, whole genome shotgun sequence:
- the LOC132099143 gene encoding gastrula zinc finger protein XlCGF8.2DB-like isoform X1 translates to MMFIKEESEDVRIEETIGVKQEDTEEQTDLMSLKKESQELDEMEDKEHHFFKTRENFSFSQTKKTTGKRAQKTGARSNFTCQHCGKSFTEKRNLEVHKRIHTGEKPYKCSQCGKGFKHKQTLNAHINIHTREKLYPCQHCGRSFTVKGNLEIHMRFHTGEKPYTCKLCGKSLVKKGTLQRHMMIHTGEKPHTCKLCGKSFIRKSDLDIHMRIHTGEKPYTCPQCGKSFTRQYTLKAHIRIHTGEKPFTCQQCGKSFTRKQTLEAHMKIHSGEKYFTCQQFQM, encoded by the coding sequence ACCTGATGTCACTGAAAAAAGAGAGTCAAGAACTGGATGAAATGGAAGACAAAGAACATCATTTTTTCAAAACCAGAGAAAATTTTAGTTTCTCACAGACTAAAAAGACTACAGGAAAAAGAGCTCAGAAAACCGGAGCCAGAAGTAATTTCACCTGCCAACACTGTGGAAAAAGTTTTACTGAAAAAAGAAACCTTGAAGTTCAtaagaggattcacactggagaaaagccttacaAATGCTCTCAATGTGGAAAGGGTTTCAAACATAAACAAACTCTTAATGCCCACATTAACATTCACACAAGAGAGAAGCTATACCCCTGCCAACATTGTGGAAGGAGTTTCACTGTAAAAGGAAACCTTGAAATCCACATGAGgtttcacactggagaaaagccttacacctgcaaactgtgtggaAAAAGTTTAGTTAAAAAAGGAACCCTTCAAAGGCACATGATGATTCATACTGGAGAAAAGCCTCAcacctgcaaactgtgtggaaagagtttcattcGAAAATCAGACCTTGAcatccacatgagaattcacactggagagaagccttacacatgccctcagtgtggaaagagttttacacgtCAATATACTCTTAAAGCCCACATAAGAATTCACACAGGAGAGAAGCcattcacctgccaacagtgtggaaagagttttacacgtAAACAAACTCTTGAAGCCCACATGAAAATTCACAGTGGAGAGAAAtatttcacctgccaacagtttCAGAtgtaa